The following are encoded together in the Bacillus sp. V2I10 genome:
- a CDS encoding immune inhibitor A domain-containing protein, with protein sequence MFLQIGGVVLAKWSKKFGTSLLATSLAASLFAPAAFAKEPVPTDVQTALSAPIDLNIINEDRLANALKKQGLIPQKASDKEVAAAVKKYIEKKQGEKPTVNLHEDDQEAKVDMDMKSKDFLTKQKEQLTKQLNKGHEKLGKSKKDEFVNVKPAKQSEYNGTVREDKVLILLVEFEDFKHNNIVKEEGYMYSNDFSKEHYEKMLFGDKPFQLLDGKKVPTFKQYYEEQSGGSYTVDGTVSEWLTVPGKAADYGDDNAAGGHDNLAPLGPRDLVKETLKAAAESGMDLAEYDEFDLYDLDSDGNQNEPDGLVDHLMIVHAGTGQEAGGGKLGNNAIWSHRWTLNGVFAVPGTKAEVPYWGGQMAAFDYTIQPEDGAVGVFAHEFGHDLGLPDEYDTQYSGNGEPVASWSIMSGGSWNGQTAGTEPTSFSPQNKEFFQTVMGGNWANIQEIDYKDVTAEGTAAFLDQSVTKSNNPGIVKVNLPEKQVKSTIQPEFGEKYYHSSKGDDLHTVMETSEFDLTGKTNATFSYKANYDIEYGCACDSLTVKAETADGTKVLEILGGDVTDGDATKGTTNGKWIDKSYDLSEFAGKKVKLVFDYLTDGGLAPEGFALDNAVLTADGEQVFSDDAEGTSKFILDGFKAFDGTYLAQHHYYLEWRNYAGSDKALAFSRGPKYNTGMVVWYADDSYTDNWVGEHPGEGFLGVVDSHPQPLYGLLDGKLTTTQSTRYQIADAAFSYDKSASWYVDSPTRGEYSYNGLKGVTFFDDSRSYMNEVVPDAGRKVPNYGLKFQVVGEAKDNSAGAVWIRK encoded by the coding sequence ATGTTCTTACAAATAGGAGGGGTAGTATTGGCAAAGTGGAGCAAGAAATTCGGAACATCACTTCTGGCAACAAGTTTGGCCGCAAGCTTATTCGCGCCAGCTGCATTTGCGAAAGAACCTGTACCAACAGACGTTCAAACAGCATTGTCTGCACCAATTGATTTGAACATTATCAATGAAGACCGCCTGGCAAATGCACTAAAAAAACAAGGACTCATTCCGCAAAAAGCAAGTGACAAGGAAGTCGCTGCAGCCGTGAAAAAATATATTGAGAAAAAGCAAGGCGAAAAACCGACAGTAAATCTTCATGAAGATGATCAAGAGGCAAAAGTCGACATGGATATGAAATCAAAGGATTTCTTAACAAAGCAGAAAGAACAGCTGACAAAGCAATTAAATAAAGGTCATGAAAAGCTGGGAAAAAGTAAAAAGGACGAATTTGTAAATGTAAAGCCGGCAAAGCAGTCTGAATACAATGGGACTGTAAGAGAAGACAAAGTCCTAATTTTGCTTGTCGAGTTTGAAGATTTCAAACATAACAATATTGTCAAAGAAGAAGGCTACATGTATTCGAATGATTTCAGCAAAGAACATTATGAAAAAATGCTTTTCGGAGACAAGCCGTTTCAGCTTTTAGACGGTAAAAAAGTACCTACCTTCAAGCAATATTATGAAGAGCAATCAGGCGGAAGCTATACAGTAGACGGTACAGTCTCTGAATGGCTGACTGTTCCGGGCAAAGCAGCGGATTATGGAGATGACAATGCAGCTGGAGGCCATGACAACTTGGCGCCGCTTGGACCTCGTGATCTTGTAAAAGAAACGCTGAAAGCTGCAGCTGAATCTGGAATGGACCTCGCTGAATATGACGAGTTTGATTTATATGATTTAGATAGTGACGGCAATCAAAACGAGCCGGATGGTCTTGTTGACCACCTGATGATTGTGCATGCAGGTACTGGACAAGAAGCAGGCGGAGGTAAATTGGGCAACAACGCAATCTGGTCTCACCGCTGGACTTTAAACGGTGTATTTGCTGTCCCGGGAACAAAAGCAGAAGTACCATACTGGGGTGGACAAATGGCTGCATTTGACTACACGATCCAGCCAGAAGATGGTGCAGTCGGTGTATTCGCACATGAATTCGGACATGATTTAGGTCTTCCTGACGAATATGACACGCAGTACTCCGGAAACGGCGAGCCTGTTGCCTCATGGTCAATCATGAGCGGAGGCAGCTGGAATGGCCAAACAGCGGGAACAGAACCGACAAGCTTCTCCCCGCAGAATAAAGAATTCTTTCAAACTGTTATGGGCGGAAACTGGGCGAATATCCAGGAAATTGACTACAAAGACGTGACAGCTGAAGGAACAGCAGCATTCCTCGATCAAAGTGTCACAAAATCAAACAACCCGGGAATCGTCAAAGTAAACCTTCCTGAGAAACAAGTAAAAAGCACAATTCAGCCTGAATTCGGTGAAAAATATTATCATAGTTCAAAAGGCGATGACCTTCATACAGTGATGGAAACATCTGAATTCGATTTAACAGGAAAAACAAATGCAACATTCTCTTACAAAGCAAACTATGACATTGAATACGGCTGCGCATGTGACTCATTAACCGTAAAAGCAGAGACAGCAGATGGCACCAAAGTTCTTGAAATCTTAGGCGGCGATGTAACAGATGGCGACGCTACTAAAGGAACAACAAACGGAAAATGGATTGACAAATCCTATGACCTCAGCGAATTTGCAGGCAAAAAAGTAAAACTGGTATTTGATTATTTAACAGACGGCGGTCTTGCACCTGAAGGGTTTGCTTTAGACAACGCAGTCCTAACAGCTGACGGCGAGCAAGTTTTCAGCGACGACGCAGAAGGTACATCTAAATTTATATTGGATGGCTTCAAAGCATTTGACGGAACATACCTTGCACAGCACCATTATTACTTAGAGTGGAGAAACTACGCTGGATCTGACAAAGCATTAGCTTTCTCCCGCGGACCTAAATACAATACAGGCATGGTCGTCTGGTATGCAGATGACAGCTACACAGACAACTGGGTTGGTGAGCATCCTGGTGAAGGATTCCTCGGAGTCGTTGACTCTCATCCGCAGCCATTATACGGATTGCTGGACGGAAAACTGACCACAACACAATCAACACGCTACCAAATCGCAGACGCAGCATTCTCTTATGACAAATCTGCGTCTTGGTACGTAGACAGCCCAACACGCGGCGAATACAGCTACAACGGTTTAAAAGGAGTCACATTCTTCGATGACTCAAGATCATACATGAATGAAGTTGTTCCAGACGCTGGACGCAAAGTTCCAAACTACGGCCTGAAATTCCAGGTTGTAGGCGAAGCGAAGGACAACTCTGCTGGGGCGGTTTGGATTCGGAAATAA
- a CDS encoding sensor histidine kinase — protein MFYSLRNRLFIIFTILLTVPFLVLSLLIPAWFTSVIEDQTKDSTVEMMEQYSIYIDSVTSQAEDLGKQVLVNQATQEWLHAESDPAVPSAERLLIKNQLKMQLSSMMINNSNGMGISVFLNDGTGTWGDNPQLAETEWYQEFSKGEKRWVNHHRDPYLLHQTMREAEINSYLIPLFDMQMLDLSGIIKVSFPSSLLETALGKIKLGENGRVYLLDENGENVLTGKMETPDSILNDSLRKIQRMKQFNGLIETEYKHEDYLVFFQKLKIGNWTLVSEITKSELFAEIDRLQKNLLIFSGVIFLLTILASYVLSSNIVRPLGKLTNAMKFVEKGDLEGARTFMPTIKSYNHEVGYAIKVFDHTIVKLNELIKTEYKANLRRKDAEYKALLLQINPHFLNNTLEVIGSLALQNKQKEVLDVSIYLGRMMRYSLNTKTDIVRLREELTYIRDFIEILKLRYDGAIKFRIEEDQAAASFPICKFIIQPLVENAVKYSLLEKTDAEILIRTEWRENRLTISIEDDGIGMSQEMISQLLAEEKEYETMGVLDSSGSSIGLRNVIGRLKLFCGSRFSIEIKSEEGAGTSIALCIKENEGDIHDEGHYSG, from the coding sequence ATGTTTTATTCTCTGAGAAACCGTTTGTTCATCATTTTTACCATTCTCCTGACCGTTCCATTTCTTGTTTTATCGCTTCTTATTCCGGCATGGTTTACATCCGTAATAGAAGATCAGACAAAAGATTCAACAGTCGAAATGATGGAGCAATACTCCATCTATATTGATTCTGTCACCTCGCAGGCAGAGGATTTGGGGAAGCAGGTACTGGTCAATCAGGCAACTCAAGAGTGGCTGCATGCAGAAAGTGATCCGGCTGTCCCGTCTGCTGAACGGCTTCTGATCAAAAATCAGCTGAAAATGCAGCTTTCTTCCATGATGATTAATAATTCAAATGGCATGGGCATTTCTGTTTTTTTAAACGATGGGACAGGAACCTGGGGGGATAACCCTCAGCTTGCTGAAACAGAATGGTACCAGGAGTTTTCAAAGGGAGAAAAGCGCTGGGTCAACCATCACCGTGATCCGTATCTGCTGCATCAGACGATGAGGGAAGCAGAGATTAACAGTTATTTAATCCCCCTTTTTGATATGCAGATGCTTGATTTATCCGGAATCATCAAGGTCAGTTTTCCATCTTCGCTGCTTGAAACGGCACTTGGCAAAATTAAACTCGGCGAAAACGGACGTGTTTATTTGCTTGATGAAAACGGAGAGAACGTTCTTACCGGAAAAATGGAAACCCCAGATTCCATTCTAAATGACAGTCTAAGAAAAATTCAGCGCATGAAGCAGTTTAATGGATTAATAGAAACAGAGTACAAACATGAAGACTATCTTGTCTTTTTTCAAAAGCTGAAGATAGGCAATTGGACGCTGGTGAGCGAAATCACCAAGTCTGAGCTATTTGCCGAAATTGACAGACTGCAGAAGAATTTATTGATTTTCAGCGGAGTTATCTTTCTGCTGACGATCCTAGCCTCTTATGTCCTTTCTTCAAATATTGTCCGGCCTCTTGGAAAGCTTACAAATGCCATGAAATTTGTTGAAAAAGGGGACCTTGAAGGAGCAAGAACGTTTATGCCGACGATAAAATCCTATAATCATGAAGTTGGGTATGCCATAAAGGTATTTGATCATACGATCGTAAAGCTGAATGAATTGATTAAAACAGAATACAAGGCCAATCTCCGAAGAAAAGATGCTGAATATAAAGCCTTGCTTCTTCAGATCAATCCTCATTTTTTGAACAACACGCTTGAAGTTATCGGCAGTCTTGCCCTGCAGAATAAACAGAAGGAAGTCCTGGATGTGAGCATCTATCTTGGAAGAATGATGAGATACTCATTAAACACGAAAACAGACATTGTCAGGTTAAGGGAGGAGCTTACCTACATCAGGGATTTTATTGAAATCCTGAAGCTGAGGTACGATGGTGCCATCAAGTTTAGAATTGAGGAGGATCAAGCAGCTGCTTCCTTCCCTATCTGTAAATTTATTATCCAGCCGCTTGTTGAAAATGCAGTGAAATACAGTTTACTGGAAAAAACAGATGCAGAGATTCTGATTCGGACAGAATGGAGAGAAAACAGGTTAACGATATCGATAGAAGACGATGGCATAGGCATGTCTCAGGAGATGATTTCGCAGCTTTTGGCAGAAGAAAAAGAATATGAAACCATGGGCGTATTGGACAGCAGCGGAAGCAGCATTGGCCTGCGAAATGTGATTGGAAGATTGAAGCTCTTCTGCGGCAGCCGCTTTTCAATCGAAATCAAGTCAGAAGAAGGAGCCGGGACAAGCATTGCATTATGTATAAAGGAAAATGAGGGGGATATACATGATGAAGGTCATTATAGCGGATGA
- a CDS encoding response regulator, with protein MMKVIIADDEIQVRRGLKMKAKWEEEGFQIAGEASNGWEALQLVEETKADLVITDVRMPVMGGIEFAGKCHRKYPHVKVIVLSGYSDFEYVRSSLVEGVKDYLLKPVAPDELTGALRRVKEEIVLEKKQLLESEKISRMVHTQLEEMKEQYLLQLVKEEWSEPFLAAERLQHLKLGFLAEEEKHVQFFTVELRASEEHSVKELWLPFRMLCKEIAEQYEGTCAYYDPGYSNMLHFLHCIDRKKSLETSSIVKKVQTYVKKYLQAETVIGMGKKVRNLAELKTGYISSLLAWSQSDTGLKSQVIDGTLHKDVFELSPDQEKKAANLIENGNLQDGRKLIHDLLNEAKAGSVLSFSFAANRLLLLLESLAAKYDMNRAEINQTMWTCQQSIGELTAHEKVIEQVMEFAHRIILLVSKSRSSPNGLAIVENVRRYLDLNFANEVTLTSLSEKFHINSAYLSELFKLHVGQNFSDYLVEVRMKHACELLKDRQLKVIDIAYLTGYSNSGYFSTVFKKHAGQTPAEYRKAALNMDEIAGRERR; from the coding sequence ATGATGAAGGTCATTATAGCGGATGATGAAATTCAAGTCCGCAGAGGGCTGAAAATGAAAGCAAAGTGGGAGGAAGAAGGATTCCAGATTGCCGGAGAAGCATCAAATGGATGGGAAGCGCTTCAATTAGTGGAAGAAACAAAGGCAGATCTGGTCATAACAGATGTACGGATGCCGGTCATGGGCGGAATTGAATTCGCGGGAAAGTGCCACAGGAAATATCCCCATGTAAAAGTCATCGTTTTATCGGGGTACTCAGATTTTGAATATGTCCGATCTTCTCTTGTTGAAGGTGTGAAAGATTACTTGCTGAAGCCAGTAGCTCCCGATGAGCTCACAGGGGCTTTGAGAAGAGTGAAAGAAGAAATTGTCCTTGAAAAAAAACAGCTGCTTGAATCAGAAAAAATCTCCAGGATGGTTCACACCCAGCTGGAAGAAATGAAAGAACAGTATTTGCTGCAGCTGGTAAAGGAAGAATGGTCTGAACCATTTCTCGCTGCAGAAAGACTCCAGCACCTCAAGCTGGGCTTTCTTGCAGAAGAAGAAAAACACGTTCAATTCTTCACTGTTGAACTTAGGGCGTCAGAAGAACATTCAGTAAAAGAACTTTGGCTCCCGTTTAGGATGCTCTGCAAAGAAATAGCCGAACAGTATGAAGGGACTTGTGCATATTATGATCCGGGCTATTCAAACATGCTTCACTTTCTTCATTGCATAGATAGAAAGAAGTCTTTAGAAACCTCGAGTATTGTGAAAAAGGTACAAACGTATGTTAAAAAGTATCTCCAAGCTGAAACAGTGATCGGGATGGGCAAGAAGGTAAGAAATCTGGCGGAGTTAAAAACAGGCTATATTTCTTCTTTACTTGCCTGGAGCCAGAGTGATACGGGACTGAAATCACAAGTAATCGATGGAACGCTTCATAAGGACGTTTTCGAACTCTCACCTGATCAGGAGAAAAAAGCAGCAAACTTGATTGAAAATGGAAACTTGCAGGATGGCAGGAAGCTGATACATGACCTTCTGAATGAAGCAAAAGCGGGGTCCGTGCTGTCTTTTTCTTTTGCAGCCAATCGGCTGCTCCTTCTGCTTGAATCACTTGCTGCGAAATATGATATGAACAGAGCGGAAATCAATCAGACGATGTGGACTTGCCAGCAGAGCATCGGAGAACTGACCGCCCATGAAAAAGTGATTGAGCAAGTAATGGAATTTGCTCACAGAATTATCCTTCTGGTAAGCAAGTCACGTTCTTCACCAAACGGTTTGGCTATTGTTGAAAATGTCCGCCGTTATTTGGACCTGAATTTTGCAAATGAAGTGACGCTGACCTCTTTATCTGAAAAATTTCATATCAATAGTGCCTACTTATCTGAACTTTTTAAGCTTCATGTCGGCCAGAACTTCAGTGATTATTTAGTGGAGGTACGGATGAAGCATGCATGTGAATTATTAAAAGACAGACAGCTGAAAGTGATTGATATCGCGTACTTGACAGGTTATTCTAATTCCGGCTACTTCAGCACCGTTTTTAAAAAACATGCCGGACAGACTCCTGCAGAATATCGGAAGGCAGCACTAAACATGGATGAAATAGCAGGCAGGGAAAGACGATGA